A stretch of Clostridia bacterium DNA encodes these proteins:
- a CDS encoding bifunctional phosphoribosyl-AMP cyclohydrolase/phosphoribosyl-ATP diphosphatase HisIE encodes MKIQNLSQIKYDEQGLIPAIIQDAENLDVLMMAYMNVESLNKTLNTEETWFYSRSRQQLWNKGATSGNIQKVEEIFYDCDADTLLIKVNQQGNKKACHEDMRTCFHNRLNPDGTGEELPDYTPNGGVKLGQMLGQVNEVVYDRKEKMPEGAYTTYLFEKGIDKILKKVGEECTESVIAAKNRDPAEVAYEVSDLLYHLLVMLAEQEVPLEKLAEELKRRR; translated from the coding sequence ATGAAAATTCAGAACTTAAGCCAGATTAAATATGATGAACAGGGATTGATTCCAGCGATTATTCAGGATGCGGAGAATCTAGATGTCTTGATGATGGCCTACATGAATGTAGAATCGTTGAATAAGACTTTGAATACCGAAGAGACTTGGTTCTACTCAAGATCTCGTCAGCAGCTTTGGAATAAGGGGGCTACGTCTGGCAATATCCAAAAGGTAGAGGAAATTTTCTACGACTGTGATGCCGATACCCTCTTGATTAAGGTCAACCAACAGGGAAACAAAAAAGCCTGTCATGAAGACATGCGGACTTGTTTTCATAACCGTTTGAATCCAGATGGTACGGGCGAAGAGCTTCCAGACTATACGCCCAATGGCGGAGTGAAATTGGGACAGATGCTGGGACAGGTTAATGAAGTAGTCTATGATCGTAAAGAGAAGATGCCGGAAGGTGCCTATACGACCTATCTTTTTGAAAAGGGAATCGATAAGATCCTTAAAAAGGTAGGCGAGGAGTGTACGGAATCAGTGATTGCTGCCAAAAACAGGGATCCAGCTGAAGTGGCTTACGAAGTTTCAGACCTCTTGTACCACCTATTGGTGATGTTGGCAGAACAGGAAGTTCCTTTGGAGAAACTGGCAGAGGAACTGAAAAGACGTAGATAA